One genomic region from Candidatus Nitrosopumilus koreensis AR1 encodes:
- a CDS encoding amidohydrolase family protein: protein MIIDCHVHINQYELLQNVPNLEDRLNALQTEMTNNNVDYAIILSSYKVNSERPSTKQIIDAIQKYDNLGIAAGFTIDNHTDDDLRKYRQWIKDGKIKAMKIYSGYEHYYPYDERYQKVYDTCIEFGIPVMFHTGDTYSEKGKLRFARPLNLDEVAVDNPELKIVMCHLGNPWIQDAQEVLYKNKNVYADVSGLVIGSFDHYFEKMIKEKVAELINYAGEPRYLLYGTDWPISTMDSYLNFVAKLKIKSEFRDGFMYKHAKKLFKIS, encoded by the coding sequence ATGATCATTGATTGCCACGTTCACATAAATCAATACGAACTACTTCAGAATGTTCCAAACTTGGAAGATCGTTTAAACGCACTTCAAACTGAGATGACCAACAATAATGTAGATTATGCCATAATACTGTCTTCTTACAAAGTCAATTCTGAACGTCCATCAACAAAACAGATCATTGACGCCATTCAAAAATATGACAATTTAGGGATTGCAGCAGGATTTACCATTGACAACCATACAGATGATGACTTGCGAAAGTATCGGCAATGGATAAAAGACGGTAAAATCAAAGCCATGAAGATTTATTCTGGATATGAGCATTATTATCCGTATGACGAGCGTTACCAAAAAGTCTATGATACATGCATAGAGTTTGGCATTCCTGTGATGTTTCATACGGGAGATACTTATTCTGAAAAGGGAAAGTTGCGTTTTGCAAGACCACTTAACCTAGATGAGGTTGCAGTAGACAATCCTGAACTAAAAATTGTTATGTGTCATTTAGGAAATCCTTGGATTCAAGATGCCCAAGAAGTTCTCTACAAAAATAAGAATGTGTATGCAGACGTTTCTGGATTGGTAATAGGTTCGTTTGATCATTATTTTGAAAAAATGATAAAGGAAAAAGTTGCAGAGCTTATCAACTATGCAGGTGAACCTCGTTATCTTCTATACGGTACTGATTGGCCAATAAGTACAATGGATTCTTATCTTAATTTTGTTGCAAAATTGAAAATCAAAAGTGAGTTCAGGGATGGTTTCATGTATAAACATGCAAAAAAATTATTCAAAATATCCTAA
- a CDS encoding GNAT family N-acetyltransferase, which produces MDLEDISKIIELEKVAFPYMAAEGVYWKPKHLKEHINKFPEGQIVAEYKDMIVGSSSSLIITLNPEYKEHSWREVCGDSMFKNHDPKGDTLYGAEVLTHPDFRRLGIATKLYNARKDLAIKLGLKRIIAGGRIFNYCEHAESLTPIDYVKKVKRHEIREPVLSFQLRNGFRFIKILPNYIKDSRSLNYATFIEWKNPNFVDNDH; this is translated from the coding sequence ATGGATTTGGAGGATATCTCAAAAATTATTGAATTAGAAAAAGTTGCCTTTCCTTACATGGCAGCTGAAGGGGTCTATTGGAAACCCAAGCACCTCAAAGAGCATATAAACAAATTTCCTGAGGGGCAGATTGTAGCAGAATACAAAGACATGATAGTTGGTTCGTCTAGTAGTTTGATAATCACATTAAATCCTGAATACAAAGAACATTCGTGGAGAGAAGTCTGTGGAGATAGCATGTTTAAAAATCATGATCCGAAAGGAGATACTCTTTATGGAGCAGAGGTATTAACTCATCCTGATTTTAGACGATTGGGAATTGCCACAAAATTGTATAATGCCCGAAAGGATCTTGCAATAAAATTAGGACTAAAAAGGATTATTGCAGGCGGAAGAATCTTCAATTACTGTGAACATGCAGAATCATTGACTCCGATTGATTATGTCAAAAAGGTCAAACGCCATGAAATACGAGAACCTGTTTTATCATTCCAATTAAGAAATGGGTTCAGATTTATCAAAATTCTGCCAAATTACATCAAAGATTCTAGGTCTCTAAACTATGCAACTTTTATTGAATGGAAAAACCCCAATTTTGTAGACAATGATCATTGA
- a CDS encoding CxxC-x17-CxxC domain-containing protein, whose protein sequence is MSQERKMYPCTCADCGKDSEVPFEPKQDRPVYCKECLPKHRK, encoded by the coding sequence ATGTCACAAGAAAGAAAAATGTACCCATGTACATGTGCTGACTGTGGTAAAGATTCTGAAGTTCCTTTCGAACCAAAACAGGATAGACCCGTATATTGCAAAGAATGTTTGCCAAAACATAGAAAGTAG